The Solanum pennellii chromosome 11, SPENNV200 genome contains a region encoding:
- the LOC107003674 gene encoding uncharacterized protein LOC107003674, whose amino-acid sequence MPPRRAIRGRLARRIVEEQEFPNAPEVQPQEEVIHAEFFETIRYVKQRLIKLDKEKRNRVDDALIVSWAVFENAFMESFIPHELREAKIREFLTLNPETMSVHEYSLKFTQLYRYFPEMVVEIRSKISLFVAGLSRYPIKEGKAAMLIGDMDITRL is encoded by the exons atgcctccacgaagagcaaTTAGAGGTCGTCTAGCTAGGAGGATTGTTGAGGAACAAGAGTTTCCAAATGCGCCTGAAGTGCAACCTCAAGAAGAAGTAATCCATGCTGAATTCTTTGAGACTATTCGGTATGTCAAGCAGCGACTCATCAAGTTGGACAAAGAG AAAAGGAATAGGGTCGATGATGCGCTAATAGTGAGTTGGGCTGTGTTTGAGAATGCTTTCATGGAAAGTTTCATTCCCCATGAGTTACGAGAGGCAAAGATTAGAGAATTTCTAACACTTAATCCAGAGactatgagtgttcatgagtacagTCTGAAGTTTACACAACTTTACCGCTATTTCCCAGAGATGGTTGTTGAGATAAGGAGCAAGATTAGTTTATTTGTTGCTGGATTGTCTCGTTACCCAATCAAGGAAGGCAAGGCAGCAATGTTGATAGGGGATATGGACATAACAAGGCTATGA